In the genome of Carnobacterium pleistocenium FTR1, one region contains:
- the pcrA gene encoding DNA helicase PcrA has protein sequence MVLRDDLLNGMNPKQKEAVICTQGPLLIMAGAGSGKTRVLTHRIAYLIEEKNVNPWNILAITFTNKAAKEMKERVVRLLEEGGNDVWVSTFHSMCVRILRRDIDRIGYTRAFTISDPSEQQTLMKRILKERNIDPKKYNPRAILGEISNAKNELDTPDDYRKRAGSFFEKIVADCYDDYQRELRHNQALDFDDLIMLAIRLFKESPEILDYYQNKFHYIHVDEYQDTNEAQYTLVNMLAERFKNLCVVGDADQSIYGWRGANMENILNFEKDYPDTTTVLLEQNYRSTKLILQAANDVIGNNSKRKVKKLWTDNHDGEKITYYRGQSEGDESRYVISKIQEEMKENRYNYGDFAVLYRTNAQSRVIEDSLLKSNIPYKMVGGHKFYDRKEIRDVLAYLRLIANPDDNMSFERVVNVPKRGIGPGTIEKLRTASNQYGWSLLETALNVSITPISGKAASELEGFGFMMKDLRQMQEYVPVTELVQEVLKRSGYQKSLELERTLESETRLENIQEFLTVTQQFEKENTEDKTLLTFLTDLALVSDLDNLEEEPQSEVTLMTLHAAKGLEFPIVFLIGLEEGIFPLSRSMMEEDQLEEERRLAYVGITRAEKKLYITNAYSRVLYGRTQSNPASRFINEITDEVLESGNPQAQTLNTPFSRSATSSIQRNQATRATSQVYKAPVADKTSSGADKLDWEVGDKAVHKKWGVGTVVKVTGTANDLQLDVAFKEQGIKRLLAAFAPIEKQQDAE, from the coding sequence TTGGTATTACGAGATGACTTATTAAATGGAATGAATCCAAAACAAAAAGAAGCCGTTATTTGCACACAAGGGCCGCTTTTAATTATGGCCGGTGCGGGAAGTGGGAAAACGCGCGTCTTGACACACCGCATCGCTTATTTGATTGAAGAGAAAAATGTTAACCCATGGAATATTTTAGCCATTACATTTACCAATAAAGCCGCTAAAGAAATGAAAGAACGGGTCGTTCGTCTCTTAGAAGAAGGCGGAAATGATGTTTGGGTATCTACTTTTCACTCAATGTGTGTCCGTATCTTACGCCGCGACATTGATCGTATCGGGTATACGCGCGCCTTTACCATCAGTGATCCGAGTGAACAACAAACATTGATGAAACGAATTTTAAAAGAACGTAATATCGATCCTAAAAAATACAACCCAAGAGCTATCTTAGGTGAAATCAGCAATGCAAAAAATGAACTAGACACACCAGACGATTACCGTAAACGAGCAGGAAGCTTTTTTGAAAAAATCGTTGCGGATTGCTACGATGATTACCAAAGAGAGCTGCGCCACAACCAAGCATTGGATTTTGATGATCTGATCATGCTGGCTATTCGTTTGTTCAAGGAAAGTCCTGAAATATTAGACTATTATCAAAATAAATTTCATTACATCCATGTTGATGAGTATCAAGATACAAATGAAGCACAATACACCTTGGTAAATATGTTGGCTGAACGATTTAAAAACTTATGTGTTGTTGGCGATGCTGACCAAAGTATTTACGGCTGGCGTGGAGCAAACATGGAAAATATTTTGAATTTTGAAAAAGATTATCCAGATACAACGACTGTTTTGCTAGAACAAAATTACCGTTCAACTAAATTGATTTTACAAGCAGCCAATGACGTAATTGGAAATAACTCTAAGCGTAAGGTGAAAAAACTGTGGACAGATAATCACGATGGCGAAAAAATTACGTATTATCGTGGACAATCTGAAGGCGATGAATCGCGTTACGTCATTTCTAAGATTCAAGAAGAAATGAAAGAAAACCGTTATAATTATGGTGATTTTGCAGTCCTTTACCGCACGAATGCCCAATCACGTGTCATTGAGGATAGTTTATTGAAATCAAATATTCCTTATAAAATGGTTGGCGGACACAAATTCTACGATCGTAAAGAAATTAGAGATGTCCTAGCATATCTACGTTTGATTGCTAATCCTGATGACAATATGAGTTTTGAACGAGTTGTCAATGTACCTAAGCGCGGTATTGGCCCCGGTACGATTGAAAAATTGAGGACTGCTTCAAACCAATACGGTTGGTCTCTTTTAGAAACAGCTTTAAATGTTTCCATCACACCGATTTCCGGAAAAGCTGCGAGTGAACTTGAAGGATTTGGCTTCATGATGAAAGACTTACGCCAAATGCAAGAATATGTTCCAGTAACGGAATTAGTCCAAGAAGTTTTAAAACGTAGCGGCTACCAAAAATCGCTAGAATTAGAACGCACACTTGAATCTGAGACACGTTTAGAAAATATTCAAGAATTTCTGACCGTAACCCAACAATTTGAAAAAGAAAATACGGAAGATAAAACATTGTTGACGTTCTTAACCGATTTGGCATTGGTTTCTGATTTAGATAATTTAGAAGAAGAACCTCAAAGTGAAGTAACGTTAATGACGCTTCACGCAGCCAAGGGATTAGAATTTCCTATTGTTTTCCTGATAGGATTAGAAGAAGGAATCTTCCCGTTATCTCGTTCGATGATGGAAGAAGATCAATTAGAAGAAGAGCGTCGTCTAGCCTACGTGGGAATCACACGAGCTGAGAAAAAATTATACATTACAAATGCTTATTCCCGCGTGCTATATGGCCGTACACAAAGCAATCCGGCATCACGTTTTATAAATGAAATCACAGATGAAGTCTTAGAATCCGGCAATCCGCAAGCGCAAACGTTGAATACGCCATTTAGCCGTTCAGCAACCAGCTCTATCCAGCGCAATCAAGCAACTCGAGCAACCAGCCAAGTTTATAAGGCACCCGTGGCCGACAAAACCTCAAGCGGTGCAGATAAATTAGATTGGGAAGTTGGCGACAAAGCCGTGCATAAAAAATGGGGTGTCGGTACAGTTGTCAAAGTTACCGGTACAGCTAACGACCTTCAACTTGATGTGGCCTTTAAAGAACAAGGCATCAAACGCCTACTAGCCGCCTTCGCACCCATCGAAAAACAGCAGGATGCGGAGTGA
- the purK gene encoding 5-(carboxyamino)imidazole ribonucleotide synthase, which yields MSNLVSPGKIIGIIGGGEIARMMALSAKKMGYRVGVLDPEKDCPAAQVADWEITAQYDDQEALMDFAMACDVVTYTYDNSDADAITRMKKTVSVPQGAELLSITQDRLLEKAYLEASNINLAPYVTIVTVDDIKGAIDEIGFPCILKTISERHNGKDRCVLQSEEDISKAAFLLKRGTCVLEAWIPFERELSVIVVRNQANQIIVFPVVENIHRNGVLLKSIVPARIEDYVVEEIERIARTVADNIELIGVLGIEMFITSSGALYVNELIPRPHHSGNYSIEACTLSQYDAHIRAICGWPLPETELLSPVVMATILAEHEEATKVQIQLKPNWNFHYYGKEQAKEGQKIGHITILTKNIEKTLDTITDTGI from the coding sequence TTGTCTAATCTAGTTAGTCCTGGGAAAATAATTGGAATCATTGGCGGCGGAGAAATAGCACGAATGATGGCTTTATCTGCTAAAAAGATGGGCTATCGTGTGGGTGTTCTGGATCCTGAAAAAGATTGTCCAGCAGCACAAGTTGCAGATTGGGAAATAACTGCTCAATATGACGATCAAGAAGCGTTAATGGATTTTGCCATGGCATGTGACGTTGTAACGTACACATATGATAATAGTGATGCAGATGCTATCACAAGAATGAAAAAAACGGTCTCTGTTCCACAAGGGGCTGAATTGCTTTCCATCACCCAAGATCGATTATTGGAAAAAGCGTATTTAGAAGCAAGCAACATCAACCTGGCTCCATATGTCACGATTGTGACTGTTGATGATATTAAAGGAGCTATAGACGAAATAGGCTTTCCTTGTATCTTAAAGACAATCAGTGAACGTCACAATGGAAAAGACCGATGTGTTCTTCAAAGTGAAGAAGATATTTCAAAAGCGGCTTTTTTATTAAAAAGAGGAACTTGTGTATTAGAAGCATGGATCCCATTTGAACGCGAATTATCTGTAATAGTTGTACGAAATCAAGCCAATCAAATAATCGTTTTTCCAGTAGTAGAAAATATCCATCGTAATGGCGTTTTACTTAAAAGTATTGTTCCCGCGCGCATCGAAGATTATGTAGTAGAAGAAATAGAACGGATTGCTCGGACTGTGGCTGATAATATTGAATTGATAGGTGTTTTAGGAATTGAAATGTTTATCACTTCAAGTGGAGCCTTATATGTGAACGAACTTATTCCAAGACCTCATCATTCAGGAAATTATAGCATTGAGGCTTGTACTTTGTCGCAATACGATGCTCATATTCGTGCCATCTGCGGGTGGCCTTTACCTGAAACAGAGTTGCTTTCTCCAGTCGTTATGGCAACTATTTTAGCTGAGCATGAAGAAGCAACAAAAGTCCAAATCCAATTAAAACCAAATTGGAATTTTCATTATTATGGCAAGGAACAAGCCAAAGAGGGTCAAAAAATTGGTCATATTACTATATTAACTAAAAATATCGAAAAGACATTGGACACCATCACAGATACGGGGATTTAA
- the ligA gene encoding NAD-dependent DNA ligase LigA yields MSTQDFESAKQRVFDLRTLLDRYSYEYYVKDAPSIADADYDKLYQELVALEEAFPDLISSDSPTQRIGGTILPGFEKVIHEAPMLSLGNAFDEGDLLDFDRRIKKLTDKPFSYICELKIDGLAVSLKYEDGKLVRAATRGDGTVGENVTQNIRTVKSVPLRLKNPYSIEVRGECYMPKASFIKLNQEREENGEAIFANPRNAAAGGLRNLDPKETAKRNLNTFLYTIGDFGELTAVSQEDALHQLDELGIRTNHDRRVFQTIEEVWAYTQEFQEKRTALPYEIDGIVIKVNEFAVQEEVGFTVKAPRWAIAYKFKAEEAHTVIRDIEWSVGRTGVVTPTAIMDPVQLAGTTVQRASLHNEDLIHERDIRLLDTVVVHKAGDIIPEVTRVILDERPKDSQPYAIPTHCPACDSELIHLEEEVALRCMNPKCPAQITEGLSHFVSRNAMNIDGLGIKVLQQMFEKEMVHDVADLYTLTFDQLVTLDKIKEKAATNLLTAIDASRTNSLERLLFGLGIRHVGAKAAKLIAERFETIDAVQQAEKETIISIEGIGEIIAESVVAYFSLPEVSALIQELKNSQVNMTYLGKKKEEVVTGDSYFNGKTIVLTGKLTHFTREEAKERIENLGGNVTGSVSKKTDFVVAGEEAGSKLAKAESLNISVWDEDQLLETLEGEE; encoded by the coding sequence ATGTCCACACAAGATTTTGAATCTGCGAAACAACGGGTTTTCGACTTGCGAACATTATTAGATCGATACAGCTATGAGTATTATGTGAAGGATGCACCATCGATCGCCGATGCAGATTACGACAAGCTGTATCAGGAACTAGTAGCTCTGGAAGAAGCTTTTCCGGACTTAATCAGTAGCGATTCTCCAACGCAGCGCATAGGTGGAACGATTTTGCCCGGGTTTGAAAAAGTCATTCATGAAGCACCTATGTTAAGTCTAGGGAATGCATTTGACGAAGGCGACTTGCTTGATTTTGATCGACGCATCAAAAAGCTAACGGATAAACCGTTTAGTTATATCTGCGAACTGAAAATAGATGGTTTGGCAGTATCGTTAAAGTATGAAGATGGAAAACTTGTTCGTGCAGCAACGCGCGGAGATGGGACCGTTGGCGAAAACGTGACGCAAAATATTCGTACCGTTAAATCCGTTCCATTGCGCTTGAAAAATCCCTATTCGATTGAAGTGCGTGGCGAATGTTACATGCCTAAAGCTTCATTCATCAAATTGAATCAAGAACGAGAAGAAAATGGCGAAGCGATTTTTGCTAATCCACGTAATGCAGCAGCTGGTGGATTGCGCAATTTGGATCCAAAAGAAACGGCTAAACGAAACTTAAATACCTTTTTATACACGATTGGTGATTTTGGTGAGTTAACAGCTGTCAGTCAAGAAGATGCACTTCACCAATTGGATGAATTAGGTATTCGTACCAATCATGATCGCAGAGTATTCCAGACGATTGAAGAAGTTTGGGCGTATACGCAAGAATTTCAAGAAAAAAGAACTGCCTTACCGTACGAAATCGACGGCATCGTGATCAAAGTAAACGAATTTGCCGTTCAAGAAGAAGTTGGATTCACGGTTAAAGCACCTAGATGGGCGATAGCCTACAAATTCAAAGCCGAAGAAGCCCACACGGTTATTCGTGACATTGAATGGTCAGTCGGCCGAACGGGAGTCGTGACACCAACCGCTATCATGGATCCCGTCCAATTAGCAGGCACCACAGTTCAACGAGCAAGTCTTCATAATGAAGATTTGATCCACGAGCGCGATATCCGTCTATTGGATACGGTTGTCGTGCATAAAGCAGGAGATATCATTCCGGAAGTCACCCGCGTTATTTTGGATGAACGACCAAAAGATAGCCAGCCTTATGCGATTCCTACCCATTGCCCAGCTTGTGACAGCGAGCTGATCCATTTGGAAGAAGAAGTAGCCTTGCGTTGCATGAATCCAAAATGTCCAGCACAAATTACGGAGGGTCTATCCCACTTTGTTTCGCGAAACGCAATGAATATTGATGGATTAGGCATTAAAGTTTTGCAGCAAATGTTTGAAAAAGAGATGGTCCATGATGTGGCAGATCTATATACGTTAACCTTTGACCAACTTGTCACATTAGATAAAATCAAAGAAAAAGCAGCTACTAATTTGTTGACCGCCATTGATGCTAGTCGTACCAACTCACTTGAGAGATTACTATTTGGCTTGGGTATTCGTCATGTCGGAGCTAAAGCGGCCAAATTGATCGCCGAACGCTTTGAAACGATAGATGCCGTGCAGCAAGCTGAAAAAGAAACCATTATTTCAATCGAAGGTATCGGAGAAATTATCGCCGAAAGTGTGGTCGCTTATTTCAGTTTGCCAGAAGTAAGTGCTTTGATTCAGGAATTGAAAAACAGTCAAGTAAACATGACTTACTTAGGAAAGAAAAAGGAAGAAGTCGTGACTGGTGATTCTTATTTTAATGGAAAAACTATTGTACTTACTGGAAAACTAACGCACTTCACTCGTGAGGAAGCTAAAGAACGCATTGAAAATCTTGGAGGAAATGTAACCGGAAGTGTCTCTAAGAAAACGGATTTTGTGGTTGCAGGTGAAGAAGCCGGCAGCAAATTAGCAAAAGCCGAATCGTTAAATATTTCTGTCTGGGACGAAGATCAGTTGTTGGAAACATTAGAAGGAGAGGAATAA
- a CDS encoding DMT family transporter has product MGIAKMKVVTAMLLFGSIGLMVKNIELTSSEIALYRGVLGSLFLLLFLLLKKKKVSRMALKSNALILLFSGAAIGLNWILLFEAYNYTTIANATLSYYFAPVIVMIFSPFLLKEKLQPNKAVSILAAMLGMFLIVGTGTQLSGNYMHSVGILYGLGAAVLYASVIMLNKLVKDLTSLESTMIQLMMASVTLAPYVFFTQGFDLVAIEVPSIPYLIILGIIHTGVAYVLYFSAMQKLKSQTVALLSYIDPVAAVAMSALFLGEKMSGIQVIGGLLILSSTLIGGIKWSNKEAFAIKEKTK; this is encoded by the coding sequence ATGGGAATAGCAAAGATGAAAGTTGTGACAGCTATGCTGCTGTTTGGGTCAATCGGATTGATGGTAAAAAATATTGAACTGACGTCAAGTGAAATCGCTCTTTATCGTGGAGTACTAGGAAGTTTATTTCTATTGCTCTTTTTGCTTCTAAAGAAAAAGAAGGTCTCTCGTATGGCACTAAAAAGCAATGCACTAATTTTGCTTTTTTCAGGAGCAGCGATTGGATTAAATTGGATTTTATTATTCGAAGCTTATAATTATACAACGATTGCGAATGCTACATTAAGCTATTATTTTGCTCCAGTAATTGTCATGATCTTTTCTCCCTTTTTGTTAAAAGAAAAGTTGCAGCCAAATAAAGCTGTTAGTATTCTAGCAGCTATGCTTGGCATGTTTTTAATCGTTGGAACAGGGACACAACTTAGTGGGAACTATATGCACTCGGTAGGAATTCTATATGGTTTAGGAGCAGCTGTTTTGTATGCAAGTGTAATCATGTTGAATAAATTAGTCAAAGATTTAACCAGTTTAGAGAGTACGATGATCCAATTGATGATGGCTTCTGTAACATTGGCTCCTTATGTATTCTTTACGCAAGGATTTGATTTAGTAGCAATCGAAGTACCCTCGATTCCTTATCTCATCATTTTGGGGATTATTCATACAGGCGTAGCTTATGTATTGTATTTTTCAGCTATGCAAAAATTGAAAAGTCAAACCGTTGCTCTGTTGAGTTACATTGATCCTGTTGCTGCAGTAGCGATGTCTGCCCTGTTCTTAGGTGAGAAAATGAGCGGCATACAAGTCATTGGTGGCTTGTTGATTTTGAGTTCGACGCTCATCGGAGGAATAAAATGGTCAAATAAAGAAGCTTTTGCTATAAAAGAGAAGACGAAATAA
- a CDS encoding xanthine phosphoribosyltransferase yields MKELEERILKDGTVLKGEVLKVDNFLNHQIDPKLMQSIGNEFANYFSDKGITKIVTIESSGIAPAVFAGLALGVPVVFARKQKSLTLTDDFYSTEVYSFTKKMTSTIVISNKFLEKTDRVLLIDDFLANGQAAKGLIRLCHEAQAQVMGVGIVIEKSFQIGRKLLEEENYDVYSLARIRAFEEGQVKFMEKEIK; encoded by the coding sequence ATGAAAGAATTAGAAGAACGTATTTTAAAAGATGGCACTGTTTTAAAAGGAGAAGTTTTAAAAGTAGACAACTTTTTGAACCATCAAATTGATCCTAAACTTATGCAATCTATCGGGAATGAGTTTGCTAACTATTTTTCCGATAAAGGGATCACAAAAATCGTAACGATCGAGTCATCCGGTATTGCACCAGCCGTTTTCGCAGGATTGGCTTTAGGCGTTCCAGTAGTATTTGCGCGTAAACAAAAAAGTTTAACATTAACAGACGATTTTTATTCTACTGAGGTGTATTCCTTTACTAAAAAAATGACAAGTACGATCGTGATTTCTAATAAGTTTCTAGAGAAAACCGATAGGGTATTATTGATCGATGATTTTCTCGCTAATGGTCAAGCAGCCAAAGGATTGATCAGATTATGTCACGAAGCACAAGCTCAAGTAATGGGTGTTGGAATCGTGATTGAAAAATCTTTTCAAATTGGTCGCAAGCTGCTTGAGGAAGAAAATTATGATGTTTATTCTTTAGCACGTATTCGAGCATTCGAAGAAGGACAAGTAAAATTTATGGAAAAAGAAATAAAATAA
- the purB gene encoding adenylosuccinate lyase, whose translation MIERYTRSEMAAIWSDENRYNTWLEVEILAVEAWVELGEIPAEDVKKIRANASFKVERILEIEKETRHDVVAFTRSVSESLGEERKWVHYGLTSTDVVDTAYGYQLKQVNDVIRQDLQTFLAIIGEKAKEYKYTVMMGRTHGVHAEPTTFGLKLALWYSEMKRNIERFEHAAKGVEAGKISGAVGTFANVPTFVEKYVCEHLGTRAQEISTQVLPRDLHAEYVATMSLIATSIEKFATEIRGLQKSETREVEEFFAKGQKGSSAMPHKRNPIGSENVTGLARVIRGHMMTAYENVGLWHERDISHSSAERIILPDTTILLDYMLNRFGTITKNLTVFPENMKRNMDATFGLIYSQRVLLKLIDKGMSREAAYDLIQPKTAISWDEQVLFRPLLEKDEKVTAVLTAADLDDAFDYHYHLRNVDEIFQRVGLGE comes from the coding sequence ATGATAGAACGGTATACGAGATCTGAAATGGCGGCCATTTGGTCTGATGAAAATCGTTATAATACTTGGTTAGAGGTCGAAATATTGGCTGTTGAAGCATGGGTTGAATTAGGCGAAATACCTGCAGAAGATGTGAAGAAAATCCGTGCGAACGCGTCATTTAAAGTCGAGCGCATTTTAGAAATAGAAAAAGAAACAAGGCATGATGTTGTCGCCTTCACCCGTTCAGTTTCTGAATCATTAGGAGAAGAACGTAAGTGGGTCCATTATGGATTGACCAGTACAGATGTTGTGGATACGGCTTATGGCTATCAATTAAAACAAGTGAATGACGTGATACGCCAAGATTTACAAACTTTTTTAGCAATTATTGGTGAAAAAGCCAAAGAATATAAATACACTGTAATGATGGGTCGAACTCACGGCGTGCATGCTGAACCCACTACTTTTGGCTTGAAATTAGCTCTTTGGTACTCTGAGATGAAACGCAATATTGAACGCTTTGAACATGCTGCAAAAGGTGTTGAAGCTGGAAAAATCAGTGGAGCTGTCGGAACATTTGCGAACGTGCCAACTTTTGTTGAAAAGTATGTCTGTGAGCACTTAGGAACGAGAGCGCAAGAAATTTCAACGCAAGTCCTTCCTCGTGATCTACATGCTGAATATGTTGCCACGATGTCATTGATTGCAACAAGTATCGAAAAATTTGCTACAGAAATCCGTGGATTGCAAAAATCTGAAACACGCGAAGTCGAAGAATTTTTTGCAAAAGGTCAAAAGGGATCTTCTGCTATGCCGCACAAACGCAATCCTATCGGTTCTGAAAATGTGACCGGCCTGGCTCGCGTTATCAGAGGCCACATGATGACAGCGTACGAAAATGTTGGACTATGGCATGAACGAGATATTTCTCATTCATCCGCAGAACGCATTATCTTACCCGATACAACTATTTTGTTAGATTACATGCTCAATCGTTTCGGGACGATCACTAAAAATCTGACTGTTTTTCCGGAGAATATGAAACGCAATATGGATGCAACTTTTGGCCTGATCTACAGCCAGCGTGTGCTGCTTAAACTTATTGATAAAGGGATGAGCCGTGAAGCAGCTTATGATCTGATCCAACCAAAAACGGCTATTTCGTGGGATGAACAGGTCTTATTCCGTCCGTTACTGGAAAAAGATGAAAAGGTGACAGCTGTGTTGACTGCAGCAGATTTAGACGATGCCTTTGATTATCATTACCATTTAAGAAATGTAGACGAAATTTTTCAAAGAGTTGGCTTAGGAGAGTAA
- a CDS encoding GntR family transcriptional regulator, translating to MSKPKKLEAKVYQHSKNQILTRQWLPQTHITEIGLAKELGISRTPIRQAFLRLEKEGYIVIEPNKGIRIQEKQISLQEFHEQLDFMELVLIDHLHFLQIKEIQFDTDALENTVDQINRVADEKDLDIFLTIEFDYMRGLFRYAKNSYATSLFLDTFRSIKEQNNEEIKDYLQLIQSTKVKHFNQIVLFLKNNDYPLARKEVRILVNQLSLIAIQGI from the coding sequence TTGTCTAAACCAAAAAAACTAGAAGCTAAAGTCTACCAGCATAGCAAAAATCAAATATTAACCAGGCAGTGGTTGCCCCAAACGCATATTACAGAAATTGGCCTAGCTAAAGAATTAGGCATCAGCCGAACTCCGATTCGACAAGCTTTTTTGAGATTGGAAAAAGAAGGATATATAGTCATTGAACCCAATAAGGGAATAAGAATTCAAGAAAAACAAATTTCCTTGCAAGAATTTCATGAACAGTTAGATTTTATGGAGTTAGTACTAATTGATCATTTACATTTTCTGCAGATCAAAGAAATTCAATTTGATACAGATGCTTTAGAAAATACGGTTGATCAAATTAACCGGGTAGCTGATGAAAAAGACTTAGATATTTTTTTAACCATTGAATTTGATTACATGAGAGGTCTTTTTCGTTACGCAAAGAATAGCTATGCAACATCTTTATTTTTGGATACGTTCAGGAGTATAAAAGAACAAAATAATGAAGAAATCAAAGATTATTTACAACTCATCCAATCAACGAAAGTAAAGCATTTTAATCAAATAGTACTTTTTTTAAAAAATAATGATTATCCTTTAGCTAGAAAAGAAGTCCGCATTTTAGTCAACCAGCTTAGTCTGATTGCGATCCAAGGTATTTAA
- a CDS encoding DUF2179 domain-containing protein: MEVDLPFLLLIFVINVIYISLNTIRFMLTMKSYRLAASLVSMVEVTIYVVGLGLVLDSLDNYLNLAVYALGYGVGIALGIKIEEFLALGYIMVTAIVPDVQTKMPEELRDLGYGVTTSLAFGREGDRMVLEILTPRKTERKLYKQISEIESKSFIISYEPKYINGGFWTRKLKKRRKELRDEEQK; encoded by the coding sequence ATGGAAGTTGATTTACCTTTTTTACTATTAATTTTTGTCATCAATGTTATTTATATTTCTTTGAACACGATCCGTTTTATGTTGACCATGAAAAGTTATCGCTTAGCTGCGTCACTCGTATCAATGGTTGAGGTAACGATTTATGTCGTTGGTTTAGGATTGGTATTAGATAGTTTAGATAATTACCTTAATCTTGCTGTTTATGCTTTAGGATACGGAGTTGGAATCGCACTGGGGATAAAAATAGAAGAATTTTTAGCTCTAGGATACATTATGGTCACGGCTATTGTTCCAGATGTGCAAACGAAAATGCCTGAAGAGCTACGTGATTTAGGATATGGCGTGACAACGAGCTTGGCATTTGGCCGAGAAGGAGATCGAATGGTCTTAGAAATCTTGACACCTAGAAAAACAGAACGTAAATTATACAAACAAATCAGCGAGATTGAATCAAAATCGTTTATTATCTCTTATGAACCTAAATACATCAATGGCGGTTTTTGGACAAGAAAATTAAAAAAACGCCGTAAAGAACTTCGAGATGAAGAACAAAAATAA
- a CDS encoding hemolysin family protein, whose protein sequence is MNSDPDSQSMIGQILIIVILTAINAFFASAEMAFVSIDQGKIREKAAKGDKKSLNILKLLSNSDNFLATIQVAITLAGFFSSASAATSFATRLEPYLANIPGGTQIATVVVTIVLAYVTLVFGELYPKQVALQKAEEVARATSSVILVVQKIARPFVKLLSFSTNILKRLTPIDFTEEKEKMTRDEFRVYLENSQLAGAIDPDEFTMLKGILSMDTKMAREIMVPRTDTFMIDYKDGNEVNIPQLLDIPYSRVPVYIEDKDSIIGIIHVKNLLKASRTTKLDDIDLKDILNPPLFVPETIHVDDLLYELRRTRNQLAILNDEYGGVVGIVTLEDLLEEIVGDIDDEYDETYTMIEKVSESIYLVDGSTQLSKFNEFFGTEIESNDVDSIAGYFITQYGNIPQPGDNANVEYENYLLKSNKVEGSRLVSLYVERLNTENHNEDKESLKD, encoded by the coding sequence ATGAACTCAGACCCCGATAGTCAGTCGATGATAGGACAGATATTAATTATCGTTATATTGACAGCTATTAATGCGTTCTTCGCATCAGCAGAAATGGCATTTGTATCAATAGATCAAGGGAAAATAAGAGAAAAGGCAGCTAAAGGCGATAAGAAGTCGTTAAATATCTTGAAACTGCTAAGCAATTCAGACAACTTCTTAGCTACTATTCAAGTAGCCATAACCTTGGCAGGATTCTTTTCAAGTGCATCAGCAGCAACTAGTTTTGCCACTCGCCTAGAACCATATTTAGCAAATATTCCTGGGGGGACACAAATAGCAACAGTAGTTGTAACGATCGTACTAGCTTATGTAACCCTTGTTTTTGGGGAGTTATATCCAAAACAAGTTGCTTTGCAAAAAGCTGAAGAAGTTGCTCGCGCGACTTCTAGTGTTATTCTTGTAGTCCAAAAAATCGCTAGACCATTTGTAAAGTTACTCTCGTTCTCAACCAATATCTTAAAGAGATTAACTCCGATAGATTTTACGGAAGAGAAAGAAAAAATGACACGTGATGAATTTCGTGTCTATCTAGAAAACAGTCAATTAGCTGGGGCTATCGATCCAGATGAATTTACCATGTTAAAAGGTATTTTATCAATGGATACTAAAATGGCCAGAGAAATTATGGTCCCTCGTACCGATACCTTTATGATCGATTATAAAGATGGAAATGAAGTGAACATTCCTCAATTATTAGATATTCCTTATTCTCGGGTACCGGTTTATATTGAGGATAAAGATAGCATCATTGGAATCATCCATGTTAAGAATTTATTGAAAGCTTCTCGAACAACTAAACTTGATGATATTGATTTAAAAGACATTTTAAATCCACCATTGTTTGTTCCTGAAACGATCCACGTGGATGACTTATTGTATGAATTAAGACGTACGCGCAATCAATTGGCCATATTAAATGATGAATATGGTGGAGTAGTTGGGATCGTTACCTTAGAAGATCTACTTGAAGAAATAGTTGGGGATATTGATGATGAATACGATGAAACGTATACGATGATCGAAAAAGTATCTGAAAGTATTTACTTAGTAGATGGTTCAACGCAATTATCAAAATTTAATGAATTTTTTGGAACAGAAATAGAGTCAAACGATGTGGATTCAATTGCAGGTTATTTCATAACCCAATATGGAAATATCCCTCAACCGGGTGATAATGCCAATGTGGAATACGAAAACTATTTGCTTAAATCCAATAAAGTTGAGGGTTCACGCCTCGTTAGTCTATATGTCGAACGATTGAATACTGAAAATCATAACGAAGACAAAGAATCATTAAAGGATTAA